One window from the genome of Saimiri boliviensis isolate mSaiBol1 chromosome 2, mSaiBol1.pri, whole genome shotgun sequence encodes:
- the UBR7 gene encoding putative E3 ubiquitin-protein ligase UBR7, with protein MAGAEGAAGRQSELEPVVSLVDVLEEDEELENEACAVLGGSDSEKCSYSQGSVKRQALYACSTCTPEGEEPAGICLACSYECHGSHKLFELYTKRNFRCDCGNSKFKNLECKLFPDKAKVNSGNKYNDNFFGLYCICKRPYPDPEDEIPDEMIQCVVCEDWFHGRHLGAIPPESGDFQEMVCQACMKRCSFLWAYAAQLAVTKLSTEDDGLMRNIGGIGDQEVIKPENGEHQDSTLKEDVPEQGKDVQEVKAENSEPCASSSSESDLQTVFKNESLNAESKSGCRLQELKAKQFIKKDTATYWPLNWRSKLCTCQDCMKMYGDLDVLFLTDEYDTVLAYENKGKIEQATDRRDPLMDTLSSMNRVQQVELICEYNDLKTELKDYLKRFADEGTVVKREDIQQFFEEFQSKKRRRVDGMQYYCS; from the exons ATGGCCGGAGCTGAGGGCGCCGCTGGGCGGCAGTCGGAGCTGGAGCCCGTCGTATCGTTGGTCGACGTCCTTGAGGAGGACGAGGAGCTGGAGAATGAGGCGTGCGCCGTCCTGGGCGGCAGCGACTCCGAGAAATGCTCCTACTCGCAG GGCTCAGTAAAGAGACAAGCACTATATGCCTGTAGTACCTGCACCCCAGAGGGAGAAGAACCAGCAGGAATTTGTTTAGCTTGCAGTTACGAATGTCATGGAAGTCACAAACTATTTGAGCTATACACAAAAAG aaattttcGTTGTGATTGTGGAAACAGCAAGTTTAAAAATTTGGAATGCAAATTATTTCCT GACAAAGCAAAGGTAAATTCTGGCAATAAGTACAATGACAACTTTTTTGGATTGTACTGCATTTGCAAGAGACCTTATCCTGATCCTGAAGACGAG ATTCCAGATGAGATGATCCAGTGTGTAGTCTGTGAAGACTGGTTCCACGGAAGG CATCTTGGTGCTATTCCTCCTGAGAGTGGGGATTTTCAAGAGATGGTATGCCAGGCCTGCATGAAACGTTGTTCTTTCTTGTGGGCTTATGCTGCGCAATTGGCAG TAACCAAACTATCCACTGAGGATGATGGATTGATGCGGAATATTGGTGGAATAGGTGATCAGGAAGTTATTAAACCTGAAAATGGAGAGCATCAAGATAGTACCCTCAAAGAGGATGTTCCAGAACAGGGAAAGGATGTCCAGGAGGTTAAAGCAGAGAACAGTGAACCATGTGCTAGCTCTAGTTCTGAATCTGATCTCCAG acaGTATTTAAGAATGAAAGCCTCAACGCAGAATCAAAATCTGGCTGCAGACTTCAGGAGCTTAAAGCTAAGCAGTTTATAAAAAAAGACACTGCCACCTATTGGCCCCTGAACTGGCGGAGCAAGTTGTGCACCTGCCAAGACTGTATG aaaaTGTATGGAGATCTAGATGTCTTGTTCCTGACAGATGAATACGACACAGTTCTGGCTTATGAAAACAAAGGCAAGATTGAGCAGGCCACTGACAGGAGAGATCCTCTAATGGACACGCTTAGCAGCATGAACAGAGTCCAACAAGTGGAACTCATTTGTG aATACAATGATTTGAAGACTGAACTTAAAGATTATCTCAAGAGATTTGCTGATGAAGGCACG GTTGTTAAGAGAGAGGACATTCAGCAGTTCTTTGAAGAGTTTCagtcaaaaaagagaagaagagtgGACGGGATGCAGTATTACTGCAGCTAG